The following proteins come from a genomic window of Anabas testudineus chromosome 3, fAnaTes1.2, whole genome shotgun sequence:
- the fhod1 gene encoding FH1/FH2 domain-containing protein 1 isoform X1, giving the protein MASVTCRVQYLEDSDPFICTNFPEPRRPPTVNLEENLPLSEQIAGIHKLLEPPLKLEDCTLQLSPNGNYLDLDLSLAEQKDELESFYDDVMKGKKPILILRTQLSVRVHSVLEKLYNSHGPELRRSLFSLKQLFQDDKDLVPEFVASEGLTCFIKVGAEADHNYQNYILRALSQIMLFVDGMNGVINHNETVQWLYTLTGSLSRLVVKTALKLLIVFVEYAESNSPLLIQAVNTVDGNRGVQPWSYVMEVLQEKNGSDPELLMFTMTLINKTLAALPDQDSFYDVTDSLEQLGMETIIQKHMNNKGAEPELRAQFTVYETALRHEDGDVEDSSHPIRKERRKMATGEQEGRRSRRSSSQNLPDLLSSSAGSSRPASPTPSAFLSPSTADPVVSSTSPTPGLGSRPSSPLTSDSSSPTCSPSGSQRGSPVPPQTAPNGTMTTEQDMKTPSSPSRSFLSHHMSALGLSRKSRLFSKTSSISEEPSAACSSSPSDVSLQLNPEQPGSKTETKTSFNSGEDDQVFCPDDYNVNMDKPVLRKFADTFLHRLAATQWEKKRRSKQLSQPRLSTSDDIITLSPQPAVEEGGDVPAEEPLCPVPASSSLDTNRRPESQNDPPPPVQRKCSTLTNDKKFLLDMLFSKTTAPGPLSPTAAASDIEEEGSFLPGGGDPGGLGRVLERLSDLRARSVEPPKSSESNTSLRTELEGLEGSAQAALARLTEERQNQQLRQQSSIDMESHAHHLESTQMTPLGPRAPADAWDQLQPSAAALRIKDLDFSDLLDDEDIDVLDVDTFDSSTSSFCLAGIPPPPPPLPGLAAPPPPPPPPPACPVPPPPPPPPGAPPPPPSSTSSQKKKKLVKLFWKELKQADGPQKCRFGQGTVWASLDKVAVDTTRLEHLFESKAKELAVTKQKGPETKKSEILVLDPKRSNAINIGMTVLPAVHVIRTAILNFDEFAISKEGIEKILTMTPTEEEKQKIQEAQLANPDVPLGTAEQFLFSLASISALIPRLQLWAFKLNYEALEKEIAEPLFDLKLGMEQLASNQTFKRILATLLAIGNFLNGSNAKGFELNYLEKVVEVKDTVHRQSLLHHTCNQVVENYPESSDIYSEIPAITRSAKVDFELLSENLVQLEKRCKASWDNLKVVAKHETKAVLKNKMTEFLKDCTQRIIILKVVHRRVINRFHSFLLFLGQPSSSVRDIKVTSFCRIISEFALEYRTTRERVLTLKRKRATHRERTKTRGKMITETEKFSGAASPEDSPAPVSSPSEVAAGQEEEHENMKNLLISSSSGLTVDDRGLRRSRAVRSLGRVSPSAVSVAKEDGTNSPDDATDEIMDRLVKSVTKNPSDRPSSPKARKRSRLNRKSMRRTLKSGLTLDVVQALGLNNTTGDKV; this is encoded by the exons ttGGAAGATTGCACCCTTCAGCTGTCTCCTAATGGAAACTACCTGGACTTGGACTTGTCTCTGGCCGAGCAGAAAGACGAGCTGGAGAGTTTCTACGATGACGTGAT gaaaggaaagaaaccCATTCTGATCCTGAGGACTCAGCTCTCCGTCCGCGTTCACTCCGTCCTCG AGAAGCTGTATAACTCTCACGGTCCAGAGCTCAGACGGTCTCTCTTCTCCCTCAAACAGCTTTTCCAG GATGATAAAGACCTGGTTCCAGAGTTTGTGGCCTCTGAAGGTTTGACATGTTTCATTAAAGTTGGAGCAGAGGCTGACCACAACTACCAGAACTACATCCTGAGAG CTCTCAGTCAGATCATGCTGTTTGTGGATGGAATGAACGGAGTGATAAATCACAATGAGACGGTGCAGTGGCTCTACACGCTGACGGGAAGTCTG TCTCGTCTGGTGGTGAAAACGGCTCTGAAGCTGCTCATCGTCTTTGTGGAATATGCAGAGTCCAACAGTCCTCTACTCATCCAGGCTGTCAACACGGTGGACGGAAACAGAG gtGTGCAGCCATGGAGTTATGTGATGGAggttctgcaggaaaaaaacgGCTCCGACCCAGAACTGCTCATGTTCACTATGACTCTCATCAACAAG actCTGGCAGCGCTGCCCGACCAGGATTCGTTCTACGATGTGACGGACAGTCTGGAGCAGCTGGGGATGGAGACCATCATCCAGAAACACATGAACAACAAGGGAGCAGAACCTGAGCTCAGAGCACAGTTCACCGTGTACGAG acagCTCTGAGGCATGAGGACGGTGATGTGGAAGACTCGTCCCACCCCATTCgtaaagagagaagaaagatggCCACAGGCGAGCAGGAGGGACGGAGGAGTCGCCGCTCATCCAGCCAAAACCTCCCTGACCTCCTGTCTTCCTCCGCAGGATCCTCCCGGCCTGCGTCCCCCACACCCAGTGCATTCCTCTCCCCCTCCACCGCTGACCCTGTGGTCTCCTCCACCAGCCCCACGCCCGGGCTCGGCAGCAGGCCGTCCTCTCCGCTGACCTCTGATTCTAGCAGCCCCACCTGCAGTCCATCTGGATCCCAGAGAGGGTCTCCTGTTCCCCCTCAGACTGCCCCCAATGGTACCATGACCACAGAGCAGGACATGAAGACGCCGTCCAGCCC GAGTCGCTCTTTCCTCAGCCACCACATGTCAGCTCTGGGTCTGAGCAGGAAGTCCAGACTCTTCTCCAAAACCAGCTCCATCTCTGAGGAGCCGTCAGCCGCCTGCAG CTCGTCCCCCTCAGATGTCTCTCTCCAGTTGAACCCAGAGCAGCCCGGCAGTAAGACGGAGACTAAAACCAGTTTTAA CTCTGGGGAGGATGACCAGGTGTTCTG ccCAGATGACTATAATGTAAATATGGACAAGCCAGTTCTGAGGAAGTTTGC AGACACCTTCCTGCACCGCCTGGCAGCCACACAgtgggagaagaagaggaggagcaaaCAGCTGAGCCAGCCTCGGCTGTCCACGTCTGATGACATCATAACCCTGAGCCCACAGCCGGCGGTAGAGGAGGGCGGCGATGTCCCGGCTGAGGAGCCGTTGTGTCCTG tTCCAGCATCCAGCAGTCTGGACACTAACAGACGCCCGGAGTCCCAGAATGACCCAC CGCCACCTGTGCAGCGTAAGTGCAGCACGTTGACCAACGACAAGAAGTTTCTGCTGGACATGCTTTTCTCCAAGACCACTGCCCCGGGGCCGCTGAGCCCGACGGCTGCTGCTTCTGACATCGAGGAAGAAGGCAGCTTCCTGCCCG GTGGTGGAGATCCGGGCGGTCTGGGTCGTGTGTTGGAGCGTCTCTCCGACCTCAGAGCGCGCTCAGTGGAGCCTCCTAAGTCCAGCGAGAGCAACACCTCCCTGAGGACGGAGCTGGAGGGTCTAGAAGGTTCCGCCCAGGCAGCACTGGCCCGACTGACTGAAGAAAGACAG AACCAGCAGCTCCGGCAGCAGAGCAGCATCGACATGGAAAGCCACGCCCACCACCTGGAGTCGACCCAGATGACCCCGCTGGGCCCCAGAGCCCCTGCAGACGCCTGGGACCAGCTGCAACCCAGCGCCGCTGCCCTGCGCATCAAAGACCTGGACTTTTCGGACCTGCTAGACGACGAAGACATTGACGTTTTGGACGTGGACACCTTCgactcctccacctcctccttctgcttAGCTGGcatccctccccctccccctcctctacCTGGCCTGGCtgctcctccccctcctcctccgcctccacCAGCCTGTCCAGTCCCACCacctcccccccctcccccaggtgctcctccccctcctccctcatcCACGTCCtcccagaagaagaagaagctggtGAAATTGTTCTGGAAGGAGCTGAAGCAGGCGGACGGACCTCAGAAGTGTCGATTCGGTCAGGGGACGGTGTGGGCATCTCTGGACAAGGTGGCTGTGGACACCACCCGCCTTGAGCACCTGTTTGAATCTAAAGCCAAGGAACTGGCTGTCACCAAG CAGAAAGGACCTGAGACCAAAAAGTCTGAGATTCTGGTTCTGGACCCAAAGAGGAGCAACGCCATCAACATCGGTATGACCGTCCTGCCGGCCGTCCACGTCATCAGGACCGCCATCCTCAACTTTGACGAGTTTGCCATCAGCAAAGAGGGAATCGAG AAGATCCTGACCATGACCCCCacggaggaggagaagcagaagatCCAGGAGGCTCAGCTGGCCAATCCCGACGTCCCCCTCGGCACAGCGGAGCAGTTCCTCTTCAGTCTGGCCTCCATCAGCGCCCTGATCCCCCGCCTGCAGCTCTGGGCCTTCAAACTCAACTACGAGGCTTTGGAAAAG GAGATCGCAGAGCCCCTGTTTGACCTGAAGCTGGGCATGGAGCAGCTGGCCTCCAACCAGACCTTCAAGAGAATCCTGGCAACACTGCTCGCCATTGGAAACTTCCTCAACGGCTCCAAC gccAAAGGCTTTGAGCTGAACTACCTGGagaaggtggtggaggtgaAGGACACAGTCCACCGTCAGTCCCTGCTGCATCACACCTGCAACCAGGTGGTGGAAAATTACCCAGAATCCTCGGACATCTACTCCGAGATCCCCGCCATCACCCGATCTGCCAAA gTGGACTTCGAGCTGCTCTCAGAAAACCTGGTCCAGCTGGAGAAACGCTGCAAAGCATCATGGGACAACCTGAAGGTGGTAGCCAAACACGAAACCAAAGCAGTGCTGAAGAACAAGATGACGGAGTTCCTGAAGGACTGTACACAGAGGATCATCATCCTGAAGGTCGTCCACCGGCGGGTCATCAACag gtTCCACTCCTTCCTGCTGTTCCTGGGTCAGCCGTCCTCCTCGGTCCGGGACATTAAAGTCACCAGCTTCTGTCGGATCATCAGCGAGTTCGCTCTGGAGTATCGCACCACCAGAGAGCGAGTCCTCACCCTCAAACGGAAACGAGCCACTCACCGAGAACGAACCAAGACCAGAGGCAAGATGATCACCGAG ACAGAGAAGTTTTCAGGGGCCGCGTCTCCCGAGGACAGTCCAGCTCCAGTCTCCAGCCCGTCAGAGGTGGCTGCTGGTCAGGAGGAGGAGCACGAGAACATGAAGAACCTGctgatcagcagcagcagcggtcTGACTGTGGACGACAGAGGCCTGAGACGCTCCAGAGCCGTCCGCA GTCTGGGCAGAGTGAGTCCATCTGCGGTGTCTGTGGCCAAAGAAGACGGGACCAACTCCCCGGACGATGCCACGGATGAGATCATGGACCGACTGGTTAAGTCCGTTACCAAGAATCCGTCAGACCGACCGTCCAGCCCAAAGGCCCGCAAACGGTCCCGACTCAACAGGAAGTCAA tgagGAGGACTCTGAAGAGCGGTCTCACTCTGGACGTGGTTCAGGCTCTAGGACTCAACAACACGACAGGAGACAAGGTCTGA
- the fhod1 gene encoding FH1/FH2 domain-containing protein 1 isoform X5: MASVTCRVQYLEDSDPFICTNFPEPRRPPTVNLEENLPLSEQIAGIHKLLEPPLKLEDCTLQLSPNGNYLDLDLSLAEQKDELESFYDDVMKGKKPILILRTQLSVRVHSVLEKLYNSHGPELRRSLFSLKQLFQDDKDLVPEFVASEGLTCFIKVGAEADHNYQNYILRALSQIMLFVDGMNGVINHNETVQWLYTLTGSLSRLVVKTALKLLIVFVEYAESNSPLLIQAVNTVDGNRGVQPWSYVMEVLQEKNGSDPELLMFTMTLINKTLAALPDQDSFYDVTDSLEQLGMETIIQKHMNNKGAEPELRAQFTVYETALRHEDGDVEDSSHPIRKERRKMATGEQEGRRSRRSSSQNLPDLLSSSAGSSRPASPTPSAFLSPSTADPVVSSTSPTPGLGSRPSSPLTSDSSSPTCSPSGSQRGSPVPPQTAPNGTMTTEQDMKTPSSPSSPSDVSLQLNPEQPGSKTETKTSFNSGEDDQVFCPDDYNVNMDKPVLRKFADTFLHRLAATQWEKKRRSKQLSQPRLSTSDDIITLSPQPAVEEGGDVPAEEPLCPVPASSSLDTNRRPESQNDPPPPVQRKCSTLTNDKKFLLDMLFSKTTAPGPLSPTAAASDIEEEGSFLPGGGDPGGLGRVLERLSDLRARSVEPPKSSESNTSLRTELEGLEGSAQAALARLTEERQNQQLRQQSSIDMESHAHHLESTQMTPLGPRAPADAWDQLQPSAAALRIKDLDFSDLLDDEDIDVLDVDTFDSSTSSFCLAGIPPPPPPLPGLAAPPPPPPPPPACPVPPPPPPPPGAPPPPPSSTSSQKKKKLVKLFWKELKQADGPQKCRFGQGTVWASLDKVAVDTTRLEHLFESKAKELAVTKQKGPETKKSEILVLDPKRSNAINIGMTVLPAVHVIRTAILNFDEFAISKEGIEKILTMTPTEEEKQKIQEAQLANPDVPLGTAEQFLFSLASISALIPRLQLWAFKLNYEALEKEIAEPLFDLKLGMEQLASNQTFKRILATLLAIGNFLNGSNAKGFELNYLEKVVEVKDTVHRQSLLHHTCNQVVENYPESSDIYSEIPAITRSAKVDFELLSENLVQLEKRCKASWDNLKVVAKHETKAVLKNKMTEFLKDCTQRIIILKVVHRRVINRFHSFLLFLGQPSSSVRDIKVTSFCRIISEFALEYRTTRERVLTLKRKRATHRERTKTRGKMITETEKFSGAASPEDSPAPVSSPSEVAAGQEEEHENMKNLLISSSSGLTVDDRGLRRSRAVRSLGRVSPSAVSVAKEDGTNSPDDATDEIMDRLVKSVTKNPSDRPSSPKARKRSRLNRKSMRRTLKSGLTLDVVQALGLNNTTGDKV; the protein is encoded by the exons ttGGAAGATTGCACCCTTCAGCTGTCTCCTAATGGAAACTACCTGGACTTGGACTTGTCTCTGGCCGAGCAGAAAGACGAGCTGGAGAGTTTCTACGATGACGTGAT gaaaggaaagaaaccCATTCTGATCCTGAGGACTCAGCTCTCCGTCCGCGTTCACTCCGTCCTCG AGAAGCTGTATAACTCTCACGGTCCAGAGCTCAGACGGTCTCTCTTCTCCCTCAAACAGCTTTTCCAG GATGATAAAGACCTGGTTCCAGAGTTTGTGGCCTCTGAAGGTTTGACATGTTTCATTAAAGTTGGAGCAGAGGCTGACCACAACTACCAGAACTACATCCTGAGAG CTCTCAGTCAGATCATGCTGTTTGTGGATGGAATGAACGGAGTGATAAATCACAATGAGACGGTGCAGTGGCTCTACACGCTGACGGGAAGTCTG TCTCGTCTGGTGGTGAAAACGGCTCTGAAGCTGCTCATCGTCTTTGTGGAATATGCAGAGTCCAACAGTCCTCTACTCATCCAGGCTGTCAACACGGTGGACGGAAACAGAG gtGTGCAGCCATGGAGTTATGTGATGGAggttctgcaggaaaaaaacgGCTCCGACCCAGAACTGCTCATGTTCACTATGACTCTCATCAACAAG actCTGGCAGCGCTGCCCGACCAGGATTCGTTCTACGATGTGACGGACAGTCTGGAGCAGCTGGGGATGGAGACCATCATCCAGAAACACATGAACAACAAGGGAGCAGAACCTGAGCTCAGAGCACAGTTCACCGTGTACGAG acagCTCTGAGGCATGAGGACGGTGATGTGGAAGACTCGTCCCACCCCATTCgtaaagagagaagaaagatggCCACAGGCGAGCAGGAGGGACGGAGGAGTCGCCGCTCATCCAGCCAAAACCTCCCTGACCTCCTGTCTTCCTCCGCAGGATCCTCCCGGCCTGCGTCCCCCACACCCAGTGCATTCCTCTCCCCCTCCACCGCTGACCCTGTGGTCTCCTCCACCAGCCCCACGCCCGGGCTCGGCAGCAGGCCGTCCTCTCCGCTGACCTCTGATTCTAGCAGCCCCACCTGCAGTCCATCTGGATCCCAGAGAGGGTCTCCTGTTCCCCCTCAGACTGCCCCCAATGGTACCATGACCACAGAGCAGGACATGAAGACGCCGTCCAGCCC CTCGTCCCCCTCAGATGTCTCTCTCCAGTTGAACCCAGAGCAGCCCGGCAGTAAGACGGAGACTAAAACCAGTTTTAA CTCTGGGGAGGATGACCAGGTGTTCTG ccCAGATGACTATAATGTAAATATGGACAAGCCAGTTCTGAGGAAGTTTGC AGACACCTTCCTGCACCGCCTGGCAGCCACACAgtgggagaagaagaggaggagcaaaCAGCTGAGCCAGCCTCGGCTGTCCACGTCTGATGACATCATAACCCTGAGCCCACAGCCGGCGGTAGAGGAGGGCGGCGATGTCCCGGCTGAGGAGCCGTTGTGTCCTG tTCCAGCATCCAGCAGTCTGGACACTAACAGACGCCCGGAGTCCCAGAATGACCCAC CGCCACCTGTGCAGCGTAAGTGCAGCACGTTGACCAACGACAAGAAGTTTCTGCTGGACATGCTTTTCTCCAAGACCACTGCCCCGGGGCCGCTGAGCCCGACGGCTGCTGCTTCTGACATCGAGGAAGAAGGCAGCTTCCTGCCCG GTGGTGGAGATCCGGGCGGTCTGGGTCGTGTGTTGGAGCGTCTCTCCGACCTCAGAGCGCGCTCAGTGGAGCCTCCTAAGTCCAGCGAGAGCAACACCTCCCTGAGGACGGAGCTGGAGGGTCTAGAAGGTTCCGCCCAGGCAGCACTGGCCCGACTGACTGAAGAAAGACAG AACCAGCAGCTCCGGCAGCAGAGCAGCATCGACATGGAAAGCCACGCCCACCACCTGGAGTCGACCCAGATGACCCCGCTGGGCCCCAGAGCCCCTGCAGACGCCTGGGACCAGCTGCAACCCAGCGCCGCTGCCCTGCGCATCAAAGACCTGGACTTTTCGGACCTGCTAGACGACGAAGACATTGACGTTTTGGACGTGGACACCTTCgactcctccacctcctccttctgcttAGCTGGcatccctccccctccccctcctctacCTGGCCTGGCtgctcctccccctcctcctccgcctccacCAGCCTGTCCAGTCCCACCacctcccccccctcccccaggtgctcctccccctcctccctcatcCACGTCCtcccagaagaagaagaagctggtGAAATTGTTCTGGAAGGAGCTGAAGCAGGCGGACGGACCTCAGAAGTGTCGATTCGGTCAGGGGACGGTGTGGGCATCTCTGGACAAGGTGGCTGTGGACACCACCCGCCTTGAGCACCTGTTTGAATCTAAAGCCAAGGAACTGGCTGTCACCAAG CAGAAAGGACCTGAGACCAAAAAGTCTGAGATTCTGGTTCTGGACCCAAAGAGGAGCAACGCCATCAACATCGGTATGACCGTCCTGCCGGCCGTCCACGTCATCAGGACCGCCATCCTCAACTTTGACGAGTTTGCCATCAGCAAAGAGGGAATCGAG AAGATCCTGACCATGACCCCCacggaggaggagaagcagaagatCCAGGAGGCTCAGCTGGCCAATCCCGACGTCCCCCTCGGCACAGCGGAGCAGTTCCTCTTCAGTCTGGCCTCCATCAGCGCCCTGATCCCCCGCCTGCAGCTCTGGGCCTTCAAACTCAACTACGAGGCTTTGGAAAAG GAGATCGCAGAGCCCCTGTTTGACCTGAAGCTGGGCATGGAGCAGCTGGCCTCCAACCAGACCTTCAAGAGAATCCTGGCAACACTGCTCGCCATTGGAAACTTCCTCAACGGCTCCAAC gccAAAGGCTTTGAGCTGAACTACCTGGagaaggtggtggaggtgaAGGACACAGTCCACCGTCAGTCCCTGCTGCATCACACCTGCAACCAGGTGGTGGAAAATTACCCAGAATCCTCGGACATCTACTCCGAGATCCCCGCCATCACCCGATCTGCCAAA gTGGACTTCGAGCTGCTCTCAGAAAACCTGGTCCAGCTGGAGAAACGCTGCAAAGCATCATGGGACAACCTGAAGGTGGTAGCCAAACACGAAACCAAAGCAGTGCTGAAGAACAAGATGACGGAGTTCCTGAAGGACTGTACACAGAGGATCATCATCCTGAAGGTCGTCCACCGGCGGGTCATCAACag gtTCCACTCCTTCCTGCTGTTCCTGGGTCAGCCGTCCTCCTCGGTCCGGGACATTAAAGTCACCAGCTTCTGTCGGATCATCAGCGAGTTCGCTCTGGAGTATCGCACCACCAGAGAGCGAGTCCTCACCCTCAAACGGAAACGAGCCACTCACCGAGAACGAACCAAGACCAGAGGCAAGATGATCACCGAG ACAGAGAAGTTTTCAGGGGCCGCGTCTCCCGAGGACAGTCCAGCTCCAGTCTCCAGCCCGTCAGAGGTGGCTGCTGGTCAGGAGGAGGAGCACGAGAACATGAAGAACCTGctgatcagcagcagcagcggtcTGACTGTGGACGACAGAGGCCTGAGACGCTCCAGAGCCGTCCGCA GTCTGGGCAGAGTGAGTCCATCTGCGGTGTCTGTGGCCAAAGAAGACGGGACCAACTCCCCGGACGATGCCACGGATGAGATCATGGACCGACTGGTTAAGTCCGTTACCAAGAATCCGTCAGACCGACCGTCCAGCCCAAAGGCCCGCAAACGGTCCCGACTCAACAGGAAGTCAA tgagGAGGACTCTGAAGAGCGGTCTCACTCTGGACGTGGTTCAGGCTCTAGGACTCAACAACACGACAGGAGACAAGGTCTGA